A section of the Leptotrichia buccalis C-1013-b genome encodes:
- a CDS encoding cobalamin adenosyltransferase, protein MPVITEGMLRKLEKEGHLEKVRITEKDILTPSAREYLNVKKIDYRIKKSQEKAIEKKENDEKKSEVSQVKKSEEKISPKRQYRDYFTGAIYDKKPEYMTQLFGDNLVVKNHKRIILRGKFDILQAEIIKYWKKYEKNKKLESDFAQTYRFVRDLFISEMTDMEFQERNVLGYDIDTLKDITHNTVKYFKTGHLFEINIDYDESVIDLNYLRALSRECELAAVEAFYKEGKVERLDMLKALNRLSSILYLMMLKANNGDYK, encoded by the coding sequence ATGCCTGTTATAACAGAAGGAATGCTTAGAAAATTAGAAAAGGAAGGGCATCTTGAAAAAGTACGAATAACTGAAAAAGACATCCTTACACCATCAGCCAGAGAATATTTAAATGTGAAAAAAATTGATTATCGAATTAAAAAATCTCAGGAAAAAGCTATAGAGAAAAAAGAAAACGATGAAAAAAAATCTGAAGTTTCTCAAGTCAAGAAATCTGAAGAAAAAATTTCTCCAAAAAGACAATACAGAGATTATTTTACAGGAGCAATTTACGACAAAAAACCTGAATATATGACTCAGCTTTTTGGAGACAATCTAGTTGTAAAAAATCATAAGAGAATTATTTTAAGAGGAAAATTTGATATTTTACAGGCTGAAATAATAAAATATTGGAAAAAATATGAAAAAAATAAAAAGCTGGAAAGTGATTTTGCACAGACATACAGATTTGTAAGAGATTTATTCATAAGTGAAATGACAGATATGGAATTTCAGGAAAGGAATGTTCTAGGATACGATATAGATACATTAAAAGACATAACTCATAATACAGTAAAATATTTTAAGACGGGGCATTTGTTTGAAATAAATATAGATTATGATGAATCAGTTATAGATTTAAATTATCTGAGAGCTCTTTCAAGGGAATGTGAGCTTGCTGCGGTGGAAGCTTTTTACAAGGAAGGAAAAGTGGAAAGGCTGGATATGCTGAAAGCATTGAACCGTTTGAGCAGTATATTGTACTTGATGATGCTAAAAGCAAATAATGGAGATTATAAATAA
- a CDS encoding BMC domain-containing protein, whose amino-acid sequence MATLNALGMIETKGLVAAIEAADAMVKAANVTLIGKEHVGGGLVTVLVRGDVGAVKAATDAGAAAAERVGELISIHVIPRPHSEVETILPR is encoded by the coding sequence ATGGCAACATTAAATGCACTAGGAATGATAGAAACTAAAGGATTAGTAGCTGCAATAGAAGCAGCTGATGCGATGGTAAAAGCTGCGAATGTGACATTGATTGGAAAAGAACACGTAGGTGGAGGACTTGTAACAGTGCTTGTAAGAGGAGATGTAGGAGCTGTTAAGGCTGCAACTGATGCAGGGGCTGCTGCTGCTGAAAGAGTAGGAGAACTGATTTCAATTCATGTAATTCCGCGTCCACATTCAGAAGTTGAAACAATATTGCCTAGATAG
- a CDS encoding EutN/CcmL family microcompartment protein, with the protein MLIGKVVDNVWATRKDEKLKGLKLMVVEVEGTDEGRGSRKMVAADYIGAGQDDKVIIVTGSSARHIFDAETPVDATIVGIIDSLESEKE; encoded by the coding sequence ATGTTAATTGGAAAAGTTGTGGATAATGTCTGGGCAACAAGGAAGGATGAAAAACTGAAAGGACTAAAACTAATGGTAGTTGAAGTGGAAGGGACAGATGAAGGACGTGGAAGCAGAAAAATGGTGGCAGCAGATTACATTGGTGCTGGACAAGACGACAAAGTGATAATTGTTACAGGAAGTTCTGCAAGACATATATTCGATGCTGAAACCCCAGTAGATGCGACTATCGTAGGAATAATAGACAGTTTGGAATCGGAAAAGGAGTAA
- a CDS encoding Txe/YoeB family addiction module toxin produces the protein MVKRWSDEAWEDFLFWQKNDKKVFKKILELIKDIDRNGYTGIGKPEGLKHELSGYWSRRINEGNRIVYKIENGEIWFLQCGSHYKKK, from the coding sequence ATGGTAAAAAGATGGTCTGATGAAGCATGGGAAGATTTTCTTTTCTGGCAGAAAAATGATAAGAAAGTTTTCAAAAAAATATTGGAACTTATAAAAGACATTGATAGAAATGGATATACTGGTATCGGAAAACCTGAAGGCTTGAAGCATGAACTATCTGGCTACTGGAGCAGGAGAATTAATGAAGGAAATAGAATTGTTTATAAAATAGAAAATGGTGAAATCTGGTTTTTGCAATGCGGTTCTCATTATAAGAAAAAATAA
- a CDS encoding energy-coupling factor ABC transporter substrate-binding protein yields the protein MSENKNKSVFKKNIILIIAIILIGVIPLFLVKSEFGGSDDKGEEVIKTIKPDYEPWAKNLIELPGDETESLLFALQAALGAGIVGYVLGYFKGERKNANR from the coding sequence ATGTCGGAAAATAAAAACAAAAGTGTATTTAAAAAGAATATTATTTTAATAATTGCAATAATTTTAATAGGTGTTATTCCTTTATTTCTCGTAAAATCTGAATTTGGCGGATCTGATGACAAGGGAGAAGAAGTAATAAAAACTATAAAACCTGATTATGAGCCATGGGCTAAAAATTTAATAGAATTACCAGGAGATGAAACTGAAAGTCTGCTGTTTGCATTACAGGCGGCATTAGGTGCAGGAATTGTAGGGTATGTATTAGGCTATTTCAAAGGTGAAAGAAAAAATGCTAATAGATAA
- a CDS encoding BMC domain-containing protein translates to MATLNALGMIETKGLVAAIEAADAMVKAANVTLIGKEHVGGGLVTVLVRGDVGAVKAATDAGAAAAERVGELISIHVIPRPHTEIEAILPKAKTVEEAVTE, encoded by the coding sequence ATGGCAACATTAAATGCGTTAGGAATGATAGAAACTAAAGGATTAGTAGCGGCAATAGAAGCTGCAGATGCGATGGTAAAAGCAGCCAATGTAACATTGATTGGGAAAGAGCATGTTGGTGGCGGATTAGTGACAGTATTGGTAAGAGGAGATGTGGGAGCGGTGAAAGCTGCAACTGATGCGGGAGCTGCTGCTGCAGAAAGAGTAGGAGAATTGATTTCAATTCATGTAATTCCAAGACCTCATACTGAAATTGAAGCTATATTGCCTAAAGCAAAAACAGTTGAAGAAGCTGTAACAGAATAG
- the eutS gene encoding ethanolamine utilization microcompartment protein EutS, with amino-acid sequence MEEEKKQRMIQEYVPGRQLTLAHIIANPQRDLSKKIGLHENKVNAIGILTITPGEAAIIAADLATKSAEVEIGFVDRFTGSVVISGDVGSIEAAVNEVVSYFQNVLRFSITQITRS; translated from the coding sequence ATGGAAGAAGAAAAAAAACAGAGAATGATACAGGAATATGTGCCCGGTAGGCAATTGACACTGGCTCATATAATTGCAAATCCTCAAAGAGATTTATCAAAAAAAATAGGGCTTCATGAAAACAAGGTAAATGCCATCGGAATTTTAACAATCACTCCAGGAGAAGCGGCAATAATTGCGGCAGATTTGGCTACAAAGAGTGCTGAAGTGGAGATAGGATTTGTCGATAGATTTACTGGGTCTGTTGTTATTAGTGGAGATGTTGGAAGTATAGAAGCTGCTGTAAATGAAGTAGTTTCATACTTTCAAAATGTACTAAGATTTAGTATAACTCAAATAACGAGGTCATAA
- a CDS encoding MATE family efflux transporter, translating to MKDLTKGNELKTIIYFSLPILIGNLFQQIYNISDTIIVGNFLGKESLAAVGSSYQINVLIIAVSIGISLGTSILISQYFGAKDMDNLKITANTGFIFSIILSLIVTTLGFLLSNNILILINVPQKLLLEANIYLKIIFIGVVPTFGYNSLTNTLKGVGDSKTPTYILITAVILNIILDIFFVAVLNSGVAGAAIATVISQFVSFFLCLFYIKFKYPNLIFQKHYFNLNFNILKEILIIGMPAMLQQVLISLGFIVIQILVNGFGTDCIAAFISASRIDSFAELPSINLGQALMTFTAQNYGAKKMDRIIKGGKDSLILGISFSIIISIIIFIFPAFFISIFNRNPEVIFIGNQYLRIISAFYVIFCTMQILNGLLLGYGKSLVPLIASITSFCMFQVPLAILLSKTSLGYNGIWIAAPIGWTGGLLIRVWYFIKISKKI from the coding sequence ATGAAAGACTTAACAAAAGGAAATGAACTGAAAACAATAATTTATTTTTCTTTGCCAATTTTAATAGGAAATTTATTTCAGCAGATTTACAATATTTCAGACACAATCATTGTGGGAAATTTTTTAGGAAAGGAAAGCCTTGCGGCTGTAGGCTCAAGTTATCAGATTAATGTACTTATAATAGCTGTTTCGATAGGAATTTCATTAGGGACAAGCATTCTAATTTCCCAATATTTTGGTGCAAAAGATATGGACAATTTGAAAATCACGGCAAATACAGGATTTATCTTTTCCATAATTTTATCTCTTATTGTTACAACACTAGGTTTTTTACTGTCAAACAATATTTTAATTTTAATTAATGTTCCGCAAAAATTGTTACTGGAGGCAAATATCTATTTAAAAATTATTTTTATTGGAGTTGTCCCAACTTTTGGCTATAATTCCCTCACAAATACGCTAAAAGGCGTAGGTGATTCAAAAACGCCGACTTATATCTTAATTACCGCAGTGATTTTAAATATTATCCTAGATATATTTTTTGTAGCAGTACTAAATTCTGGAGTTGCAGGAGCGGCAATTGCAACTGTTATTTCACAGTTTGTTTCTTTTTTTCTTTGCTTATTTTATATAAAATTTAAATATCCAAATTTAATTTTTCAAAAACATTATTTCAACTTAAATTTTAATATTTTAAAAGAAATACTGATTATTGGAATGCCAGCAATGTTACAGCAAGTTTTAATCAGCCTAGGATTTATTGTTATTCAAATTCTTGTAAATGGATTTGGAACAGACTGTATTGCAGCTTTTATTTCTGCTTCCAGAATTGACTCCTTTGCAGAATTGCCATCCATAAATTTAGGACAGGCGTTGATGACTTTTACAGCCCAAAACTATGGAGCCAAAAAAATGGATAGAATAATTAAAGGTGGAAAAGATAGCCTAATTTTAGGAATCTCATTTTCCATCATAATCTCAATTATTATTTTTATTTTTCCAGCATTCTTTATTTCAATATTTAACCGAAATCCCGAAGTGATTTTTATAGGAAATCAATATTTACGTATAATTTCAGCATTTTACGTAATTTTCTGCACAATGCAAATACTAAATGGATTGCTACTAGGCTACGGAAAATCCTTAGTTCCACTAATAGCCTCTATCACTTCATTTTGTATGTTTCAAGTGCCTCTAGCCATTTTGCTTTCCAAAACATCGTTAGGCTATAACGGAATTTGGATTGCCGCACCGATAGGCTGGACAGGAGGACTGCTAATTCGAGTGTGGTATTTTATAAAAATTTCTAAAAAAATATAG
- a CDS encoding EutP/PduV family microcompartment system protein: protein MKKILLIGKSMCGKTTLTQRIHGLDIEYEKTQMLTYSNDILDTPGEYMENRMLYKALIVSSYDCDVVGMVQACDEERNIFPPNFATAFSKPVIGIVTKTDLGGNPEKAKEILEMAGAEKVFIVSAYENKGIEELVKYLEEDSES from the coding sequence TTGAAAAAAATACTTTTAATTGGAAAGTCCATGTGTGGTAAAACAACATTGACTCAAAGAATACATGGATTGGACATAGAATATGAAAAAACTCAAATGCTTACATATTCAAATGATATACTTGACACTCCCGGTGAATATATGGAAAATAGAATGCTTTACAAAGCATTAATTGTAAGTTCCTATGACTGTGATGTTGTAGGAATGGTGCAAGCCTGCGATGAAGAGCGTAATATATTTCCCCCAAACTTTGCAACAGCCTTTTCAAAGCCTGTAATTGGAATTGTAACCAAAACTGATTTAGGTGGAAATCCTGAAAAAGCAAAAGAAATATTGGAAATGGCGGGAGCGGAAAAAGTTTTTATTGTAAGTGCTTATGAAAATAAAGGAATTGAGGAACTTGTCAAATATCTGGAAGAAGATTCCGAGAGTTAG
- a CDS encoding acetaldehyde dehydrogenase (acetylating) has product MDKDLQSIQEVRDLLAAASKAFEEYSQFSQSQIDEIVKEICEEAQKHEVELAKLANEETGFGRWEDKVLKNRLASVGVYETIKDLKTRGIINDDKEKRITEIGVPMGIIAALIPSTNPTSTTIYKIMISLKAGNAVIVSPHPNAKDSILKTAEYLIRAAERKGAPKGLIGVIKTPTLQATQELMKHKKTSLILATGGEAMVKAAYSSGTPAIGVGPGNGPSFIERSADIRKAVKRIIDSKTFDNGVICASEQSIVTEEVIKHQVADELKRQGAYFLNKDEREKVGKILMRANNTMNPKIVGKTALYVAAMAGITVPVTTKVLISEETEVSHFNPYSREKLCPVLGFYTEETWEKACEKCIEILQNEGIGHTMSMHTNNENIIREFSLKKPVSRLLVNTPAALGGVGATTNLIPAFTLGCGTVGGSATSDNIGPLNLINIRRVAYGTKELEELKNEGVCTCACELNTDTSNSKVSENDIESIIRQVLDGIYKK; this is encoded by the coding sequence ATGGATAAAGATTTGCAATCGATACAGGAAGTAAGAGATTTGCTTGCTGCTGCGAGTAAAGCTTTTGAAGAATACAGCCAATTTTCTCAAAGCCAGATTGATGAAATAGTTAAGGAAATCTGTGAAGAAGCTCAAAAACACGAAGTAGAACTGGCAAAATTGGCTAATGAAGAAACAGGATTTGGACGTTGGGAAGATAAGGTGCTAAAAAATAGACTAGCGTCAGTAGGTGTTTATGAAACTATAAAAGATTTAAAAACAAGAGGAATCATTAACGACGATAAAGAAAAAAGAATAACAGAAATAGGGGTTCCAATGGGAATAATCGCAGCATTAATTCCTTCTACAAACCCTACGTCTACAACAATATACAAAATAATGATTTCATTAAAAGCAGGAAATGCGGTAATTGTAAGTCCGCATCCAAATGCGAAAGACTCTATATTAAAAACCGCAGAATATTTAATAAGAGCTGCTGAAAGAAAAGGTGCTCCAAAAGGATTAATTGGAGTTATAAAAACACCTACATTACAAGCTACACAAGAGCTTATGAAACATAAAAAGACTTCATTGATTTTGGCAACAGGTGGAGAAGCAATGGTAAAGGCTGCTTACAGTTCTGGAACACCTGCTATAGGAGTAGGACCTGGAAATGGACCTTCATTTATTGAAAGAAGTGCAGACATTAGAAAAGCAGTTAAAAGAATAATAGACAGTAAAACTTTTGACAATGGAGTAATTTGTGCGTCAGAACAGTCAATTGTTACAGAAGAAGTAATAAAACATCAAGTTGCAGATGAACTGAAACGACAAGGCGCATATTTCTTGAACAAGGATGAAAGAGAAAAAGTTGGAAAAATTCTAATGAGAGCCAACAACACAATGAATCCAAAAATAGTAGGAAAAACAGCCTTATATGTAGCTGCAATGGCGGGAATAACAGTTCCTGTAACTACAAAAGTTCTAATTTCTGAAGAAACAGAAGTTTCACACTTCAATCCTTATTCAAGGGAAAAATTGTGTCCAGTACTAGGATTTTATACAGAAGAAACTTGGGAAAAAGCATGTGAAAAATGTATAGAAATTCTTCAAAACGAAGGAATCGGGCATACAATGTCAATGCACACAAACAACGAAAATATCATAAGAGAATTTTCATTGAAAAAACCAGTTTCAAGATTGCTTGTAAACACACCTGCGGCACTTGGAGGAGTAGGAGCTACGACAAATCTTATACCTGCATTCACATTAGGATGTGGAACAGTTGGAGGAAGTGCAACTTCTGACAATATAGGACCTCTAAATCTAATAAATATTAGAAGAGTAGCTTATGGGACAAAAGAGCTGGAAGAATTGAAAAATGAAGGTGTTTGTACTTGTGCATGTGAATTAAATACTGACACTAGTAATTCAAAAGTTAGCGAAAATGATATAGAAAGTATCATAAGACAAGTATTGGATGGAATTTATAAAAAATAG
- the relB gene encoding type II toxin-antitoxin system RelB family antitoxin: MPTLSLRMEKEDLEFLKEYASINNLNMSSFVRNLILDKIYDEITEEDEKRILKRWKNSKSEKTASAEEVFKRLGL; encoded by the coding sequence ATGCCAACATTATCGTTAAGGATGGAGAAAGAGGATTTGGAATTTTTAAAGGAATATGCGAGCATAAATAACCTTAATATGTCATCTTTTGTTCGGAATTTAATTTTAGATAAAATATACGATGAAATAACTGAAGAAGATGAAAAAAGAATATTGAAAAGATGGAAAAATTCAAAATCTGAAAAAACTGCTTCTGCTGAAGAAGTTTTCAAAAGGCTAGGATTATAA
- a CDS encoding type II toxin-antitoxin system RelE family toxin, producing the protein MEKRFYEVKFTESAEKDLKKLIKSNKAIAKLIKKWISDNLIDTQNPKQRGKALTGNLKGLWRYRIGSYRIVAEIKGKVLLILIIEISDRKETYKNKKTYKDSKLK; encoded by the coding sequence ATGGAAAAAAGATTTTACGAAGTTAAATTTACTGAATCTGCAGAAAAGGATTTAAAAAAATTGATCAAATCAAACAAAGCCATAGCTAAGCTTATAAAAAAATGGATTTCAGATAATTTAATAGATACACAAAATCCAAAACAAAGAGGAAAAGCATTAACAGGAAACTTAAAAGGATTATGGAGATACAGGATAGGTTCCTATAGAATTGTAGCTGAAATAAAGGGTAAAGTTTTACTAATATTAATTATAGAAATTTCAGATAGAAAGGAAACTTACAAAAATAAAAAAACATATAAAGATAGTAAACTAAAATAA
- a CDS encoding winged helix-turn-helix transcriptional regulator, translating into MEEKIYTCPLELTQKILSKKWTVIILWLLRHGKVRTKDFKNQIKGSNEKMIIKHLNYLIKEKLIEKREYNVYPKKTEYILSEKGKDLLPILELMQSYGKKYYAK; encoded by the coding sequence ATGGAAGAAAAAATTTACACTTGTCCGCTGGAATTAACTCAAAAAATATTATCAAAAAAATGGACAGTCATCATATTATGGCTTTTAAGACACGGAAAAGTCAGAACAAAAGATTTCAAAAATCAAATAAAAGGCAGCAACGAAAAAATGATTATCAAGCATCTAAACTATTTAATCAAAGAAAAACTTATAGAAAAACGGGAATACAATGTTTACCCAAAAAAGACAGAATATATCCTCTCAGAAAAAGGAAAAGATTTATTGCCTATTTTGGAACTTATGCAAAGTTATGGGAAAAAATATTATGCTAAATGA
- a CDS encoding type II toxin-antitoxin system RelB/DinJ family antitoxin, with protein MSKTTYAFKLDDNLKFDLENVCEELGITLPVFFTMAAKKLVRERKLEIDLSEKDDYFYSEENITRLLKAKEQIEKTGGTVHEVL; from the coding sequence ATGAGTAAAACAACTTATGCATTTAAATTAGACGATAATTTAAAATTTGATTTGGAAAATGTATGCGAAGAATTGGGAATAACACTACCTGTTTTTTTTACAATGGCAGCCAAAAAATTGGTTAGAGAGAGAAAACTGGAAATTGACTTGTCAGAAAAAGATGATTATTTCTACAGTGAAGAAAATATTACAAGACTTCTAAAAGCAAAGGAACAAATTGAAAAAACTGGTGGAACAGTTCACGAGGTGCTGTAA
- a CDS encoding BMC domain-containing protein — MATLNALGMIETKGLVAAIEAADAMVKAANVTLIGKEHVGGGLVTVLVRGDVGAVKAATDAGAAAAERVGELVSIHVIPRPHSEVETILPR, encoded by the coding sequence ATGGCAACATTAAATGCGTTAGGAATGATAGAAACAAAAGGATTAGTAGCTGCAATAGAAGCAGCGGATGCAATGGTAAAAGCTGCGAATGTGACATTAATTGGGAAAGAACACGTAGGTGGAGGACTTGTAACAGTGCTTGTAAGAGGAGATGTAGGGGCTGTTAAGGCTGCAACTGATGCAGGGGCTGCTGCTGCTGAAAGAGTGGGAGAACTAGTTTCAATTCATGTAATTCCACGTCCACATTCAGAAGTTGAAACTATTTTACCAAGATAA
- the eutD gene encoding ethanolamine utilization phosphate acetyltransferase EutD, with protein MDRNELERIIREKLQEILGAEKDDTFMVEASGRHVHLTKEHVEALFGKGYELTPAKDLSQPGQFAAKERVRVIGPKGEFSNVVVLGPCRSFSQVELSLTDCRQIGVKGVIRESGKIEGTPGILLGVGDKYVQLDKGVIVAKRHIHMTNEDAKRLSVKDGETVKVKIHSDRPLIFDDVLIRVRDSFRLSMHIDFDEANSCGYTSGMTGSIEK; from the coding sequence ATGGACAGAAATGAATTGGAGAGAATAATAAGAGAAAAATTACAGGAAATTCTAGGTGCAGAAAAGGATGATACCTTTATGGTTGAGGCTTCAGGGCGTCATGTACATCTTACGAAGGAGCATGTGGAAGCACTTTTTGGAAAAGGTTATGAACTTACTCCAGCAAAGGATTTATCACAGCCAGGACAATTTGCGGCAAAGGAAAGAGTCAGAGTGATTGGTCCAAAAGGAGAATTTTCCAATGTTGTAGTATTAGGACCTTGCAGAAGTTTTTCGCAAGTGGAATTATCGCTTACTGACTGCCGTCAAATAGGAGTCAAGGGAGTGATAAGGGAAAGTGGAAAAATTGAAGGAACGCCGGGAATACTGCTAGGTGTAGGAGATAAATATGTACAGCTGGATAAAGGTGTTATTGTTGCCAAAAGACATATTCATATGACAAATGAAGATGCAAAAAGACTTTCTGTAAAAGACGGCGAAACTGTAAAAGTGAAAATTCACAGTGACAGGCCGTTAATATTTGATGATGTTTTAATAAGAGTAAGGGACAGTTTTAGACTGAGCATGCACATAGACTTTGATGAAGCCAATTCCTGCGGGTATACTTCAGGAATGACTGGAAGTATTGAAAAATAA
- a CDS encoding BMC domain-containing protein, with amino-acid sequence MDSYGYVETLGLVTAIEAADAALKAANVTLMNCYYVKGGIVTIEVAGDVSAVTAAVDAATESAKRLGNFLSSNVIARIDSETKKILISDLGNKEKKQKIENKSVVKDTTIEKKATEKISTEEITEEIINESKNENFDEEQNKEINEKVTEIAEVYEKVENPAEKLDQNNDIQEKIEVFEIEVEKEDDEAEKLKKQYQGMKVIDLKKMVNSCKLGYTWNQIKTMPKKKLIEILIKNNKEEAQWQH; translated from the coding sequence ATGGATTCATACGGATACGTAGAAACACTAGGTCTTGTAACTGCAATAGAAGCAGCGGATGCCGCATTGAAAGCCGCTAATGTAACTCTTATGAACTGCTATTATGTAAAAGGCGGAATTGTAACGATTGAAGTAGCAGGAGATGTGTCGGCTGTAACAGCAGCAGTTGATGCCGCTACGGAAAGTGCAAAAAGACTTGGTAATTTCCTGAGCAGTAATGTTATCGCAAGAATTGATTCGGAAACAAAAAAAATCTTGATAAGTGATTTAGGAAATAAGGAGAAAAAACAAAAAATTGAAAACAAATCAGTTGTTAAAGATACAACTATTGAGAAAAAAGCAACGGAAAAAATTTCAACCGAAGAAATAACAGAAGAAATAATAAATGAAAGTAAAAATGAAAATTTTGACGAAGAACAAAATAAAGAAATAAATGAAAAAGTTACAGAGATAGCTGAAGTTTATGAAAAAGTTGAAAATCCAGCTGAAAAATTAGATCAAAATAATGATATTCAGGAAAAAATAGAAGTTTTCGAAATAGAAGTTGAAAAAGAAGATGATGAAGCAGAAAAATTAAAAAAGCAATATCAGGGTATGAAAGTAATTGATTTAAAAAAAATGGTAAATAGCTGCAAATTAGGCTACACTTGGAATCAAATAAAAACAATGCCTAAGAAAAAACTGATAGAAATTTTGATAAAAAATAATAAGGAGGAAGCACAATGGCAACATTAA
- a CDS encoding energy-coupling factor ABC transporter permease: MKKRTLLFLVLTSMLLIGVNGYSMHIMEGFLPLNWVIVWFAVCIPFWIIGIKKLQSVSKGSVREKMTLALAGAFIFVLSALKIPSVTGSSSHPTGVGLSAILYGPFVTSILGTIVLIFQAGLLAHGGFTTLGANAVSMAIAGPIVSYLVYKGFEKKNKALAVFLAAALGDLATYVVTSIQLALAYPSPQGGVVASFIKFGAVFAVTQVPLAVIEGLLTNVVMNILEKYNVKEVEA; encoded by the coding sequence ATGAAAAAGAGAACATTATTGTTTTTGGTTTTAACCAGTATGCTGTTAATAGGCGTAAATGGTTATTCAATGCACATTATGGAAGGTTTTTTACCACTAAATTGGGTTATAGTATGGTTTGCGGTTTGTATTCCGTTCTGGATAATAGGAATAAAGAAGCTTCAATCTGTTTCTAAAGGGAGCGTACGGGAAAAAATGACGCTTGCATTAGCGGGTGCGTTTATATTTGTATTGTCTGCACTAAAAATTCCATCAGTTACAGGAAGTTCGTCACATCCTACAGGAGTAGGGCTATCTGCTATATTATACGGACCTTTTGTAACTTCCATTCTTGGAACAATCGTATTAATATTTCAAGCAGGATTGCTTGCACACGGAGGATTTACAACTTTGGGAGCAAACGCTGTTTCAATGGCAATTGCAGGACCAATTGTATCATATTTAGTGTATAAAGGATTTGAGAAAAAGAATAAGGCGTTAGCGGTATTTTTGGCAGCGGCGTTAGGAGATCTTGCGACTTATGTGGTAACATCAATTCAGCTTGCACTTGCATATCCATCTCCACAAGGTGGAGTAGTTGCTTCATTTATCAAATTTGGAGCGGTATTTGCAGTAACTCAGGTTCCTCTTGCAGTTATCGAAGGGCTACTTACAAACGTGGTGATGAATATACTTGAAAAATATAACGTAAAAGAGGTGGAAGCTTAA